A stretch of the Coprobacillus cateniformis genome encodes the following:
- a CDS encoding accessory gene regulator B family protein, translating to MLQKISQMIIDSLIKKHKILPNEQDLYNYGLQLIISNLAAFVMVIIMGLLFHQLLWTLCFLVLFYWVRYYGGGYHAKTMLRCMFLTLLVHILFILLLKYQLNCYLYLWVMIIPIYIYRVPQNPDILLSQVKKYKIINKVMMCLGCVISLWTLKYSNLSLTVTYAFAVTAISNLGGGHKNVEDY from the coding sequence ATGTTACAGAAAATATCACAAATGATAATAGATAGTCTCATCAAAAAACATAAGATCTTACCTAATGAACAAGATTTATATAATTATGGATTGCAATTGATCATATCAAATTTAGCGGCTTTTGTAATGGTTATTATCATGGGATTATTATTTCATCAATTGCTTTGGACATTATGTTTTCTCGTTCTATTTTATTGGGTTAGATATTATGGTGGTGGGTATCATGCTAAAACAATGTTAAGATGTATGTTTTTAACACTCCTTGTTCACATTCTTTTTATTCTTTTGTTAAAGTATCAATTGAATTGTTATTTATATTTATGGGTTATGATTATACCTATATATATTTATAGAGTTCCTCAAAACCCTGATATCTTACTTTCGCAAGTTAAGAAATATAAAATAATCAATAAAGTCATGATGTGTTTAGGTTGTGTTATAAGCTTATGGACATTAAAATATTCGAATCTGAGTTTAACTGTAACATATGCATTTGCTGTAACTGCAATATCTAATTTAGGAGGAGGTCATAAAAATGTTGAAGATTATTAA